The proteins below are encoded in one region of uncultured Eubacteriales bacterium:
- a CDS encoding ATPase/histidine kinase/DNA gyrase B/HSP90 domain protein, whose amino-acid sequence MNLSFPSALLLDILPAEVLTATFLFSLPLRRRRAFPPRAVLAAGLLLALPYALVLPLGELSAALQGSADGMLAYTLLYSALSYLLGAIFAFACCAVSVREALYCATCAYLTQHFTYCLHRFLRPGADSAVMSTYDAWYLLIYVAVYALAYFFIARRLAEEKRYNIKLSHSLGAMVSALSIALVLSAVAQHLTERGGPLYPICLLYAMFCSFYVLWGQVGQHRRLALQHELDVQQQLWLKHKGQYELTAENVELINRKCHDLKHQIAALRQISDQSQREATIQALEESVMIYDSIVETGNHILDTILTEKSLLCEARGITLTCVADGQCLSFMDAVDLYTIFGNALDNAVECVSVLADVERRTIAVSVFSRADLLFIQLENYCEGSLVFGDGLPVTTKERDGNHGFGLKSIRYTAEKYGGFLTLQAEDDIFLLRVTIPRYRDG is encoded by the coding sequence TTGAATCTTTCGTTCCCGTCCGCCTTGCTGCTGGACATTCTTCCCGCCGAGGTGCTGACGGCAACCTTTCTCTTCTCCCTGCCCCTGCGGCGGCGGCGGGCATTCCCCCCGCGGGCAGTGCTGGCCGCCGGTCTCCTCCTTGCCCTCCCCTACGCCCTGGTCTTGCCGCTGGGGGAGTTGTCCGCCGCGCTGCAGGGCTCCGCCGACGGCATGCTGGCTTATACCCTGCTCTACTCGGCCCTCTCCTACCTGCTTGGAGCCATCTTCGCCTTCGCCTGCTGCGCTGTCTCCGTCCGGGAGGCCCTCTACTGCGCTACCTGTGCCTACCTGACACAGCACTTCACCTACTGCCTGCACCGTTTCCTGCGCCCCGGCGCGGACAGCGCGGTCATGAGCACTTATGATGCTTGGTACCTTCTCATCTACGTCGCGGTCTACGCGCTGGCCTACTTCTTCATCGCCCGCAGGCTGGCGGAGGAGAAACGATATAACATCAAGCTCTCCCACTCCCTTGGGGCGATGGTCAGCGCGCTGTCCATCGCGCTGGTCCTCAGTGCCGTGGCCCAACACTTGACGGAGCGGGGCGGCCCCCTCTACCCCATATGCCTTCTGTACGCTATGTTTTGCAGTTTCTACGTGCTCTGGGGACAGGTAGGACAGCACAGGCGGCTGGCCCTCCAGCATGAGCTGGACGTGCAGCAGCAGCTCTGGCTCAAGCACAAGGGCCAGTACGAGCTGACGGCGGAGAATGTGGAGCTCATCAACCGCAAGTGCCACGACCTAAAGCACCAGATCGCCGCCCTCCGTCAGATTTCCGACCAGTCCCAGCGGGAGGCCACTATCCAGGCTTTGGAGGAGTCGGTGATGATCTATGACTCCATTGTGGAGACCGGCAACCACATCCTGGATACCATTCTTACTGAAAAGAGCCTCCTGTGCGAGGCACGGGGCATCACCCTCACCTGCGTGGCGGACGGGCAGTGCCTCTCCTTCATGGACGCGGTAGATCTGTACACCATCTTCGGCAACGCGCTGGACAACGCGGTGGAGTGCGTAAGCGTCCTGGCGGACGTGGAGCGGCGAACCATCGCCGTGTCGGTCTTCTCCCGCGCCGACCTTTTGTTCATTCAGCTTGAGAATTACTGCGAGGGCTCCTTGGTCTTTGGGGACGGGCTACCCGTCACCACCAAGGAACGTGACGGCAATCATGGCTTTGGCCTTAAAAGCATCCGGTACACGGCGGAGAAGTACGGCGGCTTTCTCACCCTCCAGGCCGAGGACGATATCTTCCTCCTCCGGGTGACCATCCCCCGATACAGGGACGGTTGA
- a CDS encoding Glycosyl hydrolase family 3 N-terminal domain protein (fragment) — MKERKMLRRPKKAIFALMCVLLALLLAVNAAAAVLVPKNFSLINNFLSKGPQGEAVTAAMAASADMTRQVAAEGIILLENRGGALPLAQGVPVNLFGYGSRDTVYGGSGSGSGDSTNNVTMAQGLQNAGFTVNQELVDFYAARFKERKGVGYTGNNFDVNEPPVSDYSDALIQSAKDFSDVALVVISRLGGEGADLPMDMSATPGGDAGKHYLELQQVEIDMLELVKANFGTVVVLLNSANAMELGFLEDEDIDAALWLGCLGSTGCEAAGRVLSGTAAPSGRTTGTFAYAVESAPSYYHLGDYDYTNITYVNESPIAADKEPDAYHYVDYAEGIYVGYRYYETAAADGYIDYEKTVQYPFGYGLSYTSFEQKITGFEDDGKSITLAVSVTNTGSAAGKDVVQVYYTAPYTPGGIEKSHVVLADFGKTGVLTPGASETVTLSFTYEDMASYDYSGVKVQGGAYVLEKGDYEIKLMANAHDVLDSRAVHVLADVVYNDAGEGPRATDGVTAVNRFDNASWGEGLTYVSRADWAGTMPTERAPQSREAGAEIVAALTTTEYANDPGDTDIVVRDNGLTLAGMKGLAYDDPQWEKLLEQVSVEEMSNLISNGGWCTEAVPSVQKPRYTEVDGPNGLNNIMAGITGNQYTGQSVLGCTWNRVLAREMGVTYAQELAAFNCSGVYAPGLNIHRSPFSGRNYEYFSEDGLHTGKMAAAEIQGIQSQGVYCYAKHFAVNDQETNRDLGGLCTWVNEQAMREVYLKGFELAVKEGGTLGMMAAFNRLGTTNCAESPELLTDVLRGEWGFRGTVITDCIMQLSYVDADQCVRAGCDLQLALMNLNSLTENTTGTATGRQAMRASTHNILYTVANSNALEISATPVPYGFYAAVIAADAVLLGLCALYFVLRHQSMKRWKESQSATLQ; from the coding sequence GTGAAGGAAAGAAAGATGCTCCGACGGCCCAAAAAAGCGATCTTCGCGCTGATGTGCGTGCTGCTGGCTTTGCTGCTGGCGGTCAATGCCGCGGCGGCGGTGCTGGTACCGAAAAACTTCAGTCTCATCAACAATTTTCTCAGCAAAGGACCCCAGGGCGAGGCGGTAACAGCCGCTATGGCCGCCTCGGCGGACATGACCCGCCAGGTGGCGGCCGAGGGCATCATCCTGCTGGAGAACAGGGGCGGCGCCCTGCCCCTGGCCCAGGGCGTCCCGGTCAATCTGTTCGGGTATGGCTCCCGGGACACGGTGTACGGCGGTTCGGGCTCCGGCTCGGGGGACAGCACCAACAACGTCACCATGGCTCAGGGCCTCCAGAACGCGGGCTTTACCGTCAATCAGGAGCTGGTAGATTTTTACGCCGCCCGGTTCAAAGAGCGCAAGGGCGTGGGCTACACGGGCAATAACTTCGACGTGAACGAGCCCCCGGTGAGCGACTACTCCGACGCGCTGATTCAGAGCGCGAAAGACTTTTCCGATGTGGCTCTGGTGGTTATCTCCCGTCTGGGCGGCGAGGGAGCTGACCTGCCCATGGACATGAGCGCCACGCCCGGCGGCGACGCGGGCAAGCACTACCTGGAGCTCCAGCAGGTGGAGATTGATATGCTGGAGCTGGTCAAGGCCAACTTCGGCACCGTAGTGGTCCTGCTCAACTCCGCTAACGCCATGGAGCTGGGTTTCCTGGAGGATGAGGATATTGATGCGGCGCTGTGGCTGGGCTGCCTTGGCTCCACTGGCTGCGAAGCGGCAGGCCGGGTCCTCTCCGGCACGGCGGCACCCTCGGGCCGGACCACCGGCACCTTCGCCTATGCGGTGGAGAGCGCCCCGAGTTATTACCACCTGGGCGACTATGACTATACAAATATCACCTACGTAAATGAGTCCCCCATCGCCGCCGACAAGGAGCCGGATGCGTACCACTATGTAGACTACGCCGAGGGCATCTACGTTGGGTACCGCTACTACGAGACGGCGGCGGCCGACGGGTACATCGACTACGAAAAGACGGTCCAGTACCCCTTTGGGTACGGCCTCTCCTACACAAGCTTTGAGCAGAAGATCACCGGCTTTGAGGACGACGGGAAGTCCATCACCCTGGCGGTCTCCGTTACCAACACAGGCAGCGCCGCGGGCAAGGATGTGGTGCAGGTCTACTACACCGCGCCCTATACCCCCGGCGGCATTGAAAAGAGCCACGTGGTCCTTGCCGACTTCGGCAAGACCGGCGTTCTCACGCCCGGCGCGTCCGAGACCGTCACTCTCTCCTTCACGTACGAGGACATGGCCTCCTACGACTATAGCGGCGTCAAGGTCCAGGGCGGCGCGTACGTGCTGGAAAAAGGCGATTACGAAATCAAGCTGATGGCCAACGCCCACGACGTGCTTGACAGCCGCGCTGTCCATGTTCTGGCCGACGTGGTCTATAACGATGCCGGAGAGGGCCCCCGGGCGACCGACGGCGTCACAGCGGTGAACCGCTTTGACAACGCGAGCTGGGGCGAGGGCCTGACCTACGTCTCCCGGGCCGACTGGGCGGGCACCATGCCCACCGAGCGTGCTCCCCAGAGCCGGGAGGCTGGGGCGGAGATCGTCGCCGCCCTCACCACCACGGAGTATGCAAACGACCCCGGCGATACGGACATCGTCGTCCGGGATAACGGCCTCACCCTAGCGGGCATGAAGGGTCTCGCCTACGACGACCCCCAGTGGGAAAAGCTGCTCGAGCAGGTCAGCGTGGAGGAGATGAGCAACCTCATCTCCAACGGTGGCTGGTGCACCGAGGCGGTGCCCTCGGTGCAGAAACCCCGCTACACCGAGGTGGACGGTCCCAACGGGCTAAACAACATCATGGCGGGCATCACCGGCAACCAATACACCGGGCAGTCGGTTCTGGGCTGCACTTGGAACCGGGTGCTGGCCCGTGAGATGGGCGTTACCTACGCCCAGGAGCTGGCGGCCTTCAACTGCTCGGGCGTGTATGCCCCTGGCCTGAACATCCACCGCTCCCCCTTCTCAGGGCGCAACTACGAGTACTTCTCTGAGGACGGCCTGCATACCGGCAAGATGGCCGCTGCCGAGATCCAGGGGATTCAGTCCCAGGGTGTGTACTGCTACGCCAAGCACTTCGCCGTCAACGACCAGGAGACCAACCGTGACCTGGGCGGCCTGTGCACCTGGGTCAACGAGCAGGCCATGCGCGAGGTGTATCTAAAGGGCTTTGAACTGGCGGTGAAGGAGGGCGGGACCTTGGGCATGATGGCCGCCTTCAACCGCCTGGGCACCACCAACTGCGCCGAGAGCCCAGAGCTCCTCACCGACGTATTGCGGGGCGAGTGGGGATTCCGGGGAACCGTCATCACCGATTGCATCATGCAGCTGAGCTATGTGGACGCCGACCAGTGCGTCCGGGCGGGGTGCGATCTGCAGCTGGCACTGATGAACCTCAACAGTCTCACCGAGAACACCACCGGCACCGCCACCGGCCGTCAGGCCATGCGTGCCTCCACCCACAACATCCTCTACACCGTCGCCAACAGCAATGCGCTGGAGATCTCCGCCACCCCCGTCCCTTACGGGTTCTACGCGGCGGTTATTGCCGCGGACGCAGTTCTGCTGGGCCTGTGCGCCCTCTACTTTGTTCTCCGCCACCAGAGCATGAAACGCTGGAAGGAGTCCCAGAGTGCCACGCTCCAATAA
- a CDS encoding EDD domain protein, DegV family, with protein MNIKITTDSTCDLSPQLIAEYGISIVPLSIIKGDGSYLDGVTITPADIFAHMAAGGELCKTAAPSLHAYSELFDALSKEYDAVVHISLGANFSSSYQNACIAAQEISNVCVVDSQNLSTGQGLLVLTACDLAASCQNIAAMVAELRAAAERVEASFLLDRLDYMHKGGRCSSVAALGANLLKLKPCIEVSHGVMQVGKKYRGDFARCVRAYISARLEGRADVDRGRVFITHTPVPDSVRTVARDAVQAFGNFARIYDTDAGCTVSCHCGPGTLGVLYIRRPA; from the coding sequence ATGAACATCAAAATAACCACCGACAGCACCTGCGACCTCTCTCCACAACTGATCGCGGAATACGGCATCTCCATCGTCCCCCTGAGCATCATCAAGGGTGACGGCTCCTATCTGGACGGCGTCACCATCACACCGGCGGACATCTTCGCCCACATGGCTGCGGGCGGCGAGCTGTGCAAAACGGCAGCCCCCAGCCTCCACGCCTATTCGGAGCTGTTCGACGCCCTCTCGAAGGAGTACGATGCGGTGGTCCACATCTCGCTGGGGGCAAACTTTTCCTCCAGCTATCAGAACGCCTGCATCGCCGCGCAGGAAATTTCTAATGTGTGCGTCGTCGACTCCCAGAACCTCTCCACCGGGCAGGGGCTGCTGGTGCTGACTGCCTGCGACCTTGCCGCCTCCTGCCAGAACATTGCTGCCATGGTCGCCGAGCTGCGCGCAGCGGCGGAGCGGGTGGAGGCCAGCTTCCTGCTCGACAGGCTGGACTATATGCACAAGGGAGGCCGCTGCTCCTCCGTGGCGGCGCTGGGGGCCAATCTTTTGAAACTCAAGCCCTGCATCGAGGTTTCTCACGGGGTGATGCAGGTGGGCAAGAAGTACCGGGGCGACTTCGCTCGCTGCGTCCGGGCCTATATCAGTGCGCGGCTGGAGGGCCGGGCCGACGTAGATCGCGGCCGCGTCTTCATCACCCACACTCCGGTCCCGGACAGCGTCCGGACTGTCGCCCGGGACGCGGTCCAGGCGTTCGGCAATTTCGCTCGAATTTACGACACTGACGCCGGCTGCACCGTAAGCTGCCACTGTGGCCCAGGCACTCTGGGTGTGCTCTATATCCGGCGCCCCGCGTAA
- a CDS encoding Transcriptional regulator, GntR family: MEEPMSEIILDKTVPIPLYYQLKKQMLDLIETSRLKAGDMLPPENELCDYLGVSRPTIRQAFRELVEEGYLARYKGKGTFVAQPKVKDRFLSKLESFNQEMLAKGMTPSTKVLALERLPGDPECNEKLGLSFDAPLLHLSRLRSADDVQMVYVDTYLSYRSYARLMDVDFSTRSLYEVLENLYNVRVSRAQREIEAVNARHREAELLKVAPNKALCLVKTLSYTEGLEAPVEYSVARYRGDFTKFSVEIYR; this comes from the coding sequence ATGGAAGAGCCCATGAGCGAAATTATATTGGATAAAACCGTCCCGATCCCGCTGTATTATCAGCTGAAGAAGCAGATGCTGGACCTGATCGAGACCTCCAGGCTGAAGGCTGGGGACATGCTCCCGCCCGAAAACGAGCTCTGCGACTATTTAGGTGTAAGCCGCCCCACCATCCGGCAGGCGTTCCGGGAGCTGGTGGAGGAGGGCTATCTGGCCCGGTACAAGGGCAAGGGAACCTTTGTGGCGCAGCCCAAGGTGAAGGACCGTTTTTTAAGCAAGCTGGAGAGCTTTAACCAGGAGATGCTGGCCAAGGGCATGACGCCCAGCACCAAGGTGCTGGCCTTGGAGCGGCTCCCTGGCGATCCCGAGTGCAACGAGAAACTGGGCCTGTCGTTCGATGCGCCCCTCCTTCACCTGAGTCGTCTGCGGTCGGCCGACGACGTTCAGATGGTCTACGTGGACACCTACCTCTCCTACCGCAGCTACGCGCGGCTGATGGACGTGGATTTCTCCACCCGCTCCCTATACGAGGTGCTGGAGAACTTGTACAACGTGCGGGTCAGCCGCGCCCAGCGCGAGATTGAGGCGGTCAATGCCCGCCACCGGGAGGCGGAGCTGCTGAAGGTGGCCCCCAACAAGGCCCTGTGCCTGGTAAAGACCCTCTCCTACACAGAAGGGCTGGAGGCCCCTGTGGAGTATTCGGTGGCCCGCTACCGGGGCGACTTTACCAAGTTCAGCGTGGAGATATACCGGTGA
- a CDS encoding conserved hypothetical protein (Evidence 4 : Homologs of previously reported genes of unknown function) has translation MSDAQATQTGAVLFQWWYCAVEEKSYYPELGYYRTYGLQIIGRVGDEWKVLDVLHDVSVSQNDAETMAALFTRNKLSPIQFREVVEDML, from the coding sequence ATGAGCGATGCACAGGCCACACAGACGGGCGCGGTACTCTTCCAATGGTGGTACTGCGCGGTAGAGGAGAAGTCATACTATCCGGAGTTAGGGTACTATCGCACCTACGGCCTCCAGATCATTGGGAGGGTCGGGGACGAGTGGAAGGTCCTAGACGTACTCCACGACGTGTCGGTCAGCCAGAACGATGCCGAGACGATGGCCGCCCTCTTTACCAGAAATAAGCTCTCCCCCATCCAGTTCAGAGAGGTCGTAGAGGATATGCTGTAA
- a CDS encoding conserved hypothetical protein (Evidence 4 : Homologs of previously reported genes of unknown function): MSDAQATQTGAVLFQWWYCAVEEKSYYPELGYYRTYGLQIIGRVGDEWKVLDVLHDVSVSQNDAETMAALFTRNKLSPIQFREVVEDML, encoded by the coding sequence ATGAGCGATGCACAGGCCACACAGACGGGCGCGGTACTCTTTCAATGGTGGTACTGCGCGGTAGAGGAGAAGTCATACTACCCAGAGTTAGGGTACTATCGCACCTACGGCCTCCAGATCATTGGGAGGGTCGGGGACGAGTGGAAGGTCCTAGACGTACTCCACGACGTGTCGGTCAGCCAGAACGATGCCGAGACGATGGCCGCCCTCTTTACCAGAAATAAGCTCTCCCCCATCCAGTTCAGAGAGGTCGTAGAGGATATGCTGTAG
- a CDS encoding putative Nitroreductase (Evidence 3 : Function proposed based on presence of conserved amino acid motif, structural feature or limited homology) → MISIDKALCINCGRCVESCPMGIFRRGEDERTEVGNEKRCLSCMHCTAACPDRAVRFEGLTDEETYPAPGGDEVARLIQSRRSIRRYKAEPPARELIQSALETAAFAPNAKNRRLCRWTVLYGKEQTDRAVELVLDWARESHKAPELALSVKAGKNPITCGAPCVILCHGPRELGALDGAIAMTTLELLLVRAWLGTCWAGYLTRIADEAPALREWLGIPEGDQICCALMVGYPDGDRYPNIPRRTCTETRWIGA, encoded by the coding sequence ATGATTTCAATCGACAAAGCGTTATGCATCAACTGCGGGCGCTGCGTAGAGAGCTGTCCCATGGGTATTTTTCGCCGGGGGGAGGATGAGCGCACGGAGGTGGGAAACGAAAAGCGGTGCCTAAGCTGTATGCATTGCACTGCCGCCTGCCCCGACCGGGCGGTTCGTTTTGAGGGGCTGACGGATGAGGAGACCTATCCCGCCCCCGGCGGGGACGAGGTGGCACGGCTTATCCAGAGCCGCCGCTCTATCCGCCGCTATAAGGCGGAGCCACCGGCGCGGGAGCTAATTCAGTCCGCGCTGGAGACTGCGGCCTTTGCCCCCAACGCCAAGAACCGGCGGCTCTGTCGGTGGACAGTGCTCTACGGAAAGGAGCAGACCGACCGGGCGGTGGAGCTGGTGCTGGACTGGGCGCGGGAGAGCCACAAGGCTCCAGAGCTGGCGCTCTCCGTGAAGGCGGGGAAGAACCCCATCACCTGCGGCGCGCCCTGTGTCATCCTCTGTCATGGGCCCAGAGAGCTGGGCGCTCTAGACGGAGCCATTGCCATGACCACGCTGGAGCTGCTGCTGGTCCGCGCCTGGCTGGGCACCTGCTGGGCGGGCTATCTCACCCGCATCGCGGACGAGGCCCCCGCCCTGCGGGAGTGGTTGGGCATCCCGGAGGGGGACCAGATCTGCTGCGCTCTTATGGTGGGTTACCCCGACGGAGACCGCTACCCCAATATTCCGCGCCGCACCTGCACCGAGACCCGCTGGATTGGGGCATAG
- a CDS encoding Chlorophyll synthesis pathway, bchC: MERTMLQQIMTAPAEIRFDTVPIPRPQPGQALIKIKRIGVCGSDIHVYHGKHPYTKYPVTQGHEVSGQVAELGEGVTGLRVGQKVTIEPQVYCGHCHPCTHGKYNLCESLKVMGFQTPGTASEYFAVDAGKVTLLPDAMSYDEGAMIEPLAVTVHAAKRAGDVKGLKVCVLGCGPIGILLVQTLKAFGAAEVLATDISDYRLALAKECGADHVVNTRGTDFGTALAEAFGPDKADLIYDCAGNDITMDQAIQNARKGSTIILVAVYAGLAHCDLAKLNDSELDLNTTMMYRHDDYVDAIRFVGEGKIRLAPLMSKHFAFTDYADAYRYIDLNQEATMKVLVDVDPNG, from the coding sequence ATGGAAAGGACTATGCTTCAGCAGATAATGACCGCCCCCGCCGAGATCAGATTCGATACGGTACCCATCCCCCGGCCCCAGCCGGGCCAGGCACTGATCAAGATCAAGCGCATTGGCGTCTGCGGCTCCGACATCCATGTCTACCACGGCAAGCACCCCTACACCAAGTACCCCGTCACCCAGGGGCACGAGGTATCCGGCCAAGTGGCTGAGCTTGGCGAGGGGGTCACGGGCCTTCGCGTGGGACAGAAGGTGACCATTGAGCCCCAGGTCTATTGCGGCCACTGCCACCCCTGCACCCACGGTAAGTATAATCTGTGCGAGAGCCTGAAGGTCATGGGATTCCAGACCCCCGGCACTGCCAGCGAGTACTTTGCCGTGGACGCAGGCAAGGTCACCCTCCTGCCCGACGCCATGAGCTACGACGAAGGGGCCATGATCGAGCCCCTGGCCGTGACGGTCCACGCCGCCAAGCGAGCAGGGGATGTGAAGGGCCTGAAGGTCTGTGTGCTTGGCTGCGGCCCCATCGGCATTTTGCTGGTACAGACCCTTAAAGCCTTCGGCGCGGCGGAGGTCCTGGCCACCGACATCTCGGACTACCGCCTGGCCCTTGCCAAGGAGTGCGGGGCCGACCACGTGGTGAACACCCGCGGCACGGACTTCGGCACGGCCCTGGCAGAGGCATTCGGCCCCGACAAGGCCGACCTCATCTATGACTGCGCCGGGAACGATATTACCATGGACCAGGCCATCCAGAACGCCCGCAAGGGCAGCACCATCATTTTGGTGGCAGTATACGCGGGCCTCGCCCATTGCGACCTGGCCAAACTCAACGACTCGGAGCTGGATCTCAACACCACCATGATGTACCGTCATGATGATTATGTGGATGCCATCCGTTTCGTGGGCGAAGGGAAAATCCGGCTTGCGCCGCTGATGAGCAAGCATTTTGCCTTTACGGATTATGCCGACGCCTACCGTTACATCGATTTAAACCAAGAGGCCACCATGAAGGTCCTGGTAGACGTGGACCCAAACGGCTAG
- a CDS encoding conserved hypothetical protein (Evidence 4 : Homologs of previously reported genes of unknown function), with translation MSIASHTKGLQHLGLPTNDMEATLTFYQSLGFTLAHSTVNNGEKVCFLTLGSLCVETYENGQAVEKPGAIDHLCLDVDDVDAAFEAVKTAGYVPLEDEIKFLPFWEKGVRFFNILGPNREKIEFGQIL, from the coding sequence ATGAGCATTGCATCCCACACCAAGGGCCTGCAGCACCTGGGCCTGCCCACCAACGACATGGAGGCTACACTTACCTTCTACCAGTCCCTTGGGTTCACCCTCGCCCATAGCACTGTGAACAATGGCGAAAAGGTCTGCTTTCTCACTTTGGGCAGCCTCTGCGTGGAGACCTATGAGAACGGCCAGGCCGTGGAAAAGCCGGGCGCCATCGACCATCTCTGCCTGGACGTGGATGACGTGGATGCCGCCTTTGAGGCCGTGAAGACTGCGGGCTACGTCCCACTTGAAGACGAAATTAAGTTCCTCCCCTTCTGGGAGAAGGGCGTGCGTTTTTTCAACATCTTGGGGCCCAACCGGGAAAAGATAGAGTTCGGTCAGATTCTATAA
- a CDS encoding conserved hypothetical protein (Evidence 4 : Homologs of previously reported genes of unknown function) has protein sequence MLQEKTLDKNVPIPLYFQLEKLILEEIEGGSYPVGSMIPTEKELSQMFDISRTTVRQAITDLVQKEQLYRIKSKGTFVSRPKISQEFIQSILSFNEDVMHAGRTPSTEVLALKAVQLPQEIAVQMNLAADTRAIYLYRKRYADADPIVRVETYLPYDSCSFLLDHDFTHESLYDVLSTQDGTKITRIKRLCEARPANSEDVAVLGIKRGRPIQYFNSFGYNRYGKLMEFSIARYRGDQSKFQVEISRE, from the coding sequence GTGTTACAGGAAAAGACTTTGGACAAAAATGTGCCGATCCCCCTCTATTTTCAGTTGGAGAAACTGATTTTAGAAGAAATTGAGGGCGGTTCCTATCCGGTGGGCAGCATGATCCCCACCGAAAAAGAGCTGAGTCAGATGTTTGATATCAGCCGCACCACCGTGCGCCAGGCTATCACCGACCTGGTGCAGAAGGAGCAGCTCTACCGCATCAAGAGCAAGGGCACCTTTGTCTCTCGGCCCAAGATCAGCCAGGAGTTCATCCAGAGTATTCTCTCCTTTAATGAAGACGTGATGCACGCCGGACGCACGCCCAGCACCGAGGTGCTGGCCCTGAAGGCCGTTCAGCTCCCCCAGGAGATCGCCGTGCAGATGAATCTGGCAGCAGATACCAGGGCAATTTACCTCTACCGCAAGCGCTATGCCGATGCCGACCCCATCGTCCGGGTGGAGACATACCTGCCCTATGACTCCTGCAGCTTCCTTCTGGACCACGACTTCACCCATGAGTCCCTGTACGACGTGCTCTCCACACAGGACGGCACCAAGATCACCCGCATCAAGCGGCTATGCGAGGCGCGCCCGGCAAACTCCGAAGACGTGGCTGTTCTCGGCATCAAGCGGGGCCGCCCCATCCAATACTTCAACTCCTTTGGCTACAATCGGTACGGTAAGCTGATGGAGTTCTCCATCGCCCGTTACCGGGGCGACCAGAGCAAGTTCCAGGTCGAGATTTCACGGGAGTAA
- a CDS encoding Phosphotriesterase family protein: MSYLQTVLGRLDPSEMGHGQIHEHLFVRHTPMALLNPALQFDDYARSLAELRAYRAKGGSFLVDAQPVAAGRDAEMLCALSRESGVAITASTGYHLLGFYSPDCWVHALDEEGLFKLYLSEVMEGMLPWDGDASRRPEGRSAARAGLVKAAIPKEGPVGRYATLLRAAARAAIAADIPLMLHTEAGMGALEAISLCGIMGLPPHRMVVCHVDRQAADFTPHESIAQTGVYLDYDTIARIKYHSDEEEVALVSHMLALGYGPQLLLALDTTAARLSSYGGPTGLGYILDTFLPLLREAGASEEDLERMTVNNCRRLFFGALK; encoded by the coding sequence ATGTCATACCTGCAGACTGTTTTAGGCAGACTGGACCCGTCAGAGATGGGCCACGGCCAGATTCATGAGCATCTCTTTGTCCGCCACACACCCATGGCCCTGCTAAACCCCGCCCTCCAATTTGATGACTACGCCCGTTCCCTGGCCGAGCTGAGGGCCTACCGGGCAAAAGGCGGCTCCTTCCTGGTCGACGCCCAACCCGTTGCTGCCGGACGGGACGCGGAGATGCTGTGTGCCCTCTCCCGGGAGAGCGGCGTCGCCATCACCGCCTCCACCGGCTACCACCTGTTGGGTTTCTATTCGCCGGACTGCTGGGTCCACGCCCTCGACGAGGAGGGACTTTTTAAGCTCTACCTCAGCGAAGTAATGGAGGGCATGCTACCCTGGGACGGCGACGCCTCTCGCCGCCCGGAGGGCCGCTCAGCGGCCCGCGCGGGACTTGTGAAGGCTGCCATTCCAAAGGAAGGCCCCGTGGGGCGGTACGCTACCCTTCTCCGCGCCGCCGCCCGCGCGGCCATCGCCGCGGATATCCCCCTCATGCTCCACACTGAAGCGGGTATGGGCGCACTGGAGGCCATCTCCCTCTGCGGTATAATGGGCCTGCCGCCCCACAGGATGGTGGTCTGCCATGTGGACCGCCAGGCAGCCGATTTCACCCCCCACGAATCCATTGCTCAAACGGGGGTCTACCTCGACTATGACACCATCGCCCGAATTAAGTACCACTCCGATGAGGAGGAGGTGGCCCTTGTTTCGCACATGCTGGCTTTGGGTTATGGTCCCCAGCTCCTCCTGGCGCTGGATACCACTGCCGCTCGTCTCTCCTCCTACGGAGGCCCCACCGGCCTCGGGTATATTCTGGATACCTTCCTCCCCCTGCTACGAGAGGCGGGAGCGTCGGAGGAGGATTTGGAGCGGATGACCGTCAACAACTGCCGCAGGCTATTTTTCGGCGCTTTAAAATAA